aaaggatggtaccatgaggatgtgcatcaaTTACCATCATTTAAACAAGttgacagtgaagaacaagtacccacttctGAGGATTGACGACCTATTTGATCAATTTCGTGGGGCTTCAATATTTTTCAAGATAGATCTTCGTTCTGGGTATCATCACTTAATTTTAAGGAAGTTGATGCTCACAAAACTATTTTTAAGACTTGTTTTGggcactacgagtttctagtcaTACCCTTTAGTTTAAATAATGCTCCGGCTgcattcatggatctaatgaaccgaattttccaACCATGTTTAAATCAGTTCATCGTAGTCTTCATCGACGACATTCTAGTATTCTCTAAGACCGAAGATGATCGTGATGAGCATTTTAGAGTAGTTCTTCGTATACTTCGAGAAAAACTACTCTatgctaagttgagcaagtgtgaattttggttaagggAAGCAATGTTTTTTTTGGCATGTGGTTTCTGCGGAGAGGATTTGAGTTGATCCTAGAAATATTAAGGTTGTACTTGATTGGAAATAACCTAGTAATATTTTTAAGATCTGTAGTTTTCTGGGTCTTGCTGGCTATTTCGGAGATTTGTCAAGGGGTTCTCATTAACTGCAGCTCCTTTGACTAAGCTGTAGCATAAGAAAGCCCCTTTTGTCTAGATAGATCAGCAGCAAtcaagctttgagaagctcaaatctattttgactaAGGCTCCTATTTTGATACAGCCTGAATCTGGTAAAGAGTTCGTCATATATAGTGATATGTCGCATGTCGATTTGGGATGTGTTCTAATACAAGATAGTAAGGTTGTAACTTATACATCCCGATAGCTTAAGTCACATTAGGGGAATTATCCGACACATAATTTCGAGTTAGCTGTCATGGTCTTTACCTTAAAAATttagaggcactatctgtatggtgagaggtgtattatctatactgatcacaaaagccttaagTACCTCTTTACCCAGaaagagttaaaccttaggcaacgtagatggattgagttgcttaaagattacaattgtatgattgaGTATCATCCCAGTAAGGCTAatatggtggccgatgctctcAGTCGTAGGGCAATGTCTACTTTGAtggcgatgtttgctcgcctaagTCTGTTTGATGACGGGAGTTTGTTAGCTAAGTTGTAAGTTAAGTCGAGTTAAATCAGATTCATGTTAAATAGTTAAGGGATGATTCTCTAATTCTGATATTCCGTCAGGTGGATGATGGTAATACTTTTTGGGTTGAATAGTGATGGGGTTCTGTGTTTCTAAAGACAGGTTTGTGTACCGAATGATTCTGATTTGATATAGTCCATTCTGAGGGAAACTCATCATAGCCCTTATACTATGCATTActgtggaaataagatgtatctGATCTTCATGAACTGTAATAGTGGCCTGATTTGAAACGGGAGGTGACAGACTTTATTTCTCATTgtttgacatgccagcaagttaaggctgagcaccagttgccttcgggtttgcttcaaCCCATTAAGGTTCCCATGTGGAAATGAGAAcatgtgactatggacttcgttagtaggTTGCCCTTAACatctactaagaaggattctatatgggtcatcgtggatcaattgaccaGGTCTGCCCACTTTATACCTGTTCGGACAAATTATTCGCTTTAAAAGTTGGCCAAGCTATACATTTATGAGATTGTGTGATTTTATAGGGTTCTGGTTTtgattatttcaaatagagatccTTGTATCACTTCTCATTTTTGGAGAAAACTTCATGAAGCTTTGACTTCGAGGATGGACTTCAGTATTGTATTCTATCCTCAGAaaaatggtcaatctgagagggtgattcagatattggaggataTGCTTCGAAGTTGTATGATCAATTTctaaggtagttgggaggattttcTGCCATTAATtgatttgcctacaataacaacttttagtccagtattcagatggcaccttacgaggttcTATATGGTCATAAGTGTTGTACTCTGTTGTgttagactgagttgggtgagcgacgagTTTTGGGCCAAAAGTTGGCTTTTGAGACTAAAGACAAAGTTAGATTGATTCAAGATCGTCTTAAGGCAGCTTCTGACAGGCAGAACTCTTATGCAGATCTACACAGGAGGGACATCGAGTATTTTGTGGGGGATTgtgtgttcctcaaggtatcgccatGCAAAAAGGTTTTGCGATTTGGacgtaagggcaagttaagccctaggttcattgggctgtATAGGATTCTGAAGCATGTGGGACCGGTtgcttatcagttagagttaccttcAAAGTTAGACCGtatccatgatgtgtttcacgtctccatgttgagACGGTATCAGTCTGACTCATCTCATGTTGTTTCTGttaaggagattgaggttagattAGATTTGACTTTTGAAGAGGAGTCGGTTCATATTCTGGATCGAGACATTAAAGTTTTGAGGAGGAGATTTATTCCGTTAATGAAGGTTCTATTTTGAAATCATGGCATTGAGGAAGCCACGTGAGAACCTGAGGACTCAATCTATCAACAGTTTCCGcatctgtttgaatcaggtaaatttcgaggctgaaatttctttcaaggggtagagttgtaataccttgatttatttagtttattaaatCTTGTTTTAACGAATTCTTTCATAAATGAGTATATGTTTCGGTGGTTAAGTGGTAGGTGTGTTTGCTTGAAGTATTGGGTTCAAATCTCACTTTTGGATATTTTGCTATTTTTGTTCCTAGCCTTGTCTTTAATAGCTTGACTTATATTAGATTTTTGGTCAACTCATGTCAAAATGAGCTTGCTGGTTCAGGTGGTAAGTGCTAGCTTGTCCCAAGGTCCTATGTTTGAATCTCTGAGAGAGCGTTAGCAATATTTTTACTTATGTGTATGAATGTCGATGGTGTAGTAGAGATTTGGTAGGATTGAAATTCTGTACTAGTTGGATAAGAGTTAGTAGGGAGTTGAgattttcttaatttaatttatttttattttgttttgttttcgaAAAACCCATCTTCTTCCTGACCTTTTTTTATGTCTTTCTCTGTAGAtccctttttcttctttcctttgaTTCTGTTTGCAAATCATTCGTTCAAATCGCTGCGATTCGGATTGCCCGATTTTCTTCGTTTGGCTTGGTAAGTGGGGCTTTACTTTTCTTTTAACTTTTGGATTCTGTAAGTTCGTTTGGTTTAGGGTCTGTCTTTTTGAAGTGGCAATATGGTGTTGTAGTTTAGGAATTTAATTTCTGTGGATGTGTTGTTTAGGAGAAGATTGAGAAGCAGTGAGTTTCACTCCAACGGCCTAATTTGTGTGTGTGATTGTTGTTCGTTGCTGATAAGTATGCGTGTGCGCTATTTGGTTTTGAAAGCTTAAATTCACGGTCTATTCTTTTTGTAAATCGAGCACTAAAGTAATTATTGGGATACTATTTCTAGGTTCGGAGGTCTTGAGGTTGCTTTTGCATCAAAATCAAGTCAGGTGTGTAACAAGAAACTCAAAAAATGACGATCGACGAAAGCCAAAATTGGGGCCTGTCGACACCACACAGCCGTGTTCACACACTACCTCAGCCattttgggctgtgtgggccacatagGCTAGGCTATACGGGTAAGCCATTTTGGGTGTGTAGgcccaaatttcaaaatttttccctaGGGACTTACAAGTCATTTCGATCGACTATGGGTATTTCGTCGGGTCAGTATGTGTTTAAATAAGCTATTAAGCATGAAATCTGGTAGTCTGATAATGTGAAACATGACGTAAATAACGTCTAACATGTATGATCTATTATGTACCGAGCATGTTTTGTTTATGTTATACGAGTATGTATGTTATGTATATTCAGAAATCTACTCTTCCTGTATATGTCTAATTATGGGGTGAGATTTGaattatgtggaggaagtgttctgtgtGAGGCGATATCTCGCCACTATACTGGTAGCATAGCTGCAATTATTCTGAAAAGTGTCTTATGGACACTAAGCGGTGTATAGGGCTGAgtgggtgttttataccccacGTGGTGTGTTGGAATGGTCGGAGCTGGTgtatagaggatgggggtaggattatatgtacatatttgtTTATGTATTACTCTGATTGACTTTGATTATGTTATGAAATAAGTCTATATCTGATCTGCCATGTAAATGAATTTGAAATTCTGTTTCTGTGAGTTGTACATTGAGTTATAAGAACTTATTCTCTATTTGTCTGATAATTTCAGCTAACCCTCAAACTTAGGTGGGTCGGTGTGACGAGAGATCGGTTGTGTCCACGTTGCTGTAAAACTATATTTACTAAAATTTGGCTTACTTAAATTTCTATTTTGAGAGTTTTTTATAATTTGGACTCTGCGGACTTTTGGGACTGTTTTTggcttcaaatttttattttggttttctagCATGACAAGTGATAAAATGGTTTTTATGAAAACGATAGTTTTTtctgaaaataattattttcaaggAAACAAATCGATTTaccaaaatataatattttaagaaATTCTGCTGCAAAATattctatttatttgaaagacGTTAACGAACaatgattttaaattaaataagtacAACATGCTTTCCAAACAAATCGGGCTTACTAAGTAACAACGTTTTACGATGATTTCAAAAAGAAGGAAGTCGGATTTATAACTTTTTCTTTGTAACATTTTTTACCATAACATTTAGGCTGGATTTTGGGTGCTACAACTAAACTTAACTATGCTAGCTATGTCTTACAGATGCATATCCAGACATAGACATTATATATGatcttttaaaaaattcattaaatttatgagaaattttttaaaaataaacatacTCATGTGgagagaaaggattgtatgaaacagtgacaCCACGTCATCTGTATCTCTTTCTAATAGTTTTATACCACATCAATACTCTTATCTTGCATTTCAGGATTTTATCctgaattttagtattttaatttggatttgatttttttcaggataaaatcctgaaattcaggataagagtactgatgtggcataaaactattgaaaaggatgagatgacgtggcgtcactgtttcatacaatcctttccccTACTGTGGAATACATATTTATATCCAACATTCAAACTTAAATTATTTCTGCACCATAGTCGGGCATGTACCattaacaaacacaaatttcaagacTTGAAAATGTTATTGGTATGGGGATACTAGGAAACACtgcatgtttaaaaacttttacctCCAAATAAATTGGCAAAGTAGGCTATTACTGTCTACTTGAGAAATTTATAtatactaaattgaaaattttaaggattatatttattgaaattttagaattcaaattaaatagaaaattttattattattgatgACTAAATTtcttgaatattttatatttaagatcaaattaattatgtaaatattggagggttaaatttattattagactAATTAAAAAAGATCATATCAACTTTTGTCACTCATCGATGACAACTAGTAAGAGAATAACAAAAATATTTGATTTTAAAAAGTTTAGTGACCAAAATAgaacaaaataatattttaataattatttttatagtttaccttaaaatgtatgaataaaaataataaatttgtaAATTTAAACATGGATGGGCCGAATTTgtaaaaataatgaatttttcgTAGTTTAGGTAGTTTGTATTTTTCCCTTATTGAATGCATATGctgatttaattttataaataaaaaagaaactcATAAAGTTTCTGTCTTCTGAAATATATTGTAGTATGGAATGTTTTTACATTTGgttgaattttagtaaatttatatttgtCCGCAATATTTAATTTTGTTCAAAATCTTACTTAATtgatattttactattttatttctCTTCTTCTATTAAATTTTGAGTTCATACTTAGGAATTAGGTCAATGTGTTTTACTGTTTTATAGTACTAATTAGTAGTAATTTTCTGTTTTATAATGTTCTGTATACAAAATGGAGATGTGTAAGCAGATATGCCGCTAATATTTGGAGCTCCAAAAAGTAGGTGAAAGTGAACATTTGTCTCTTTCAACACAAAAagccaaaaatatttatttaatttctaaagCTTTAAGAAAATCTCAAATACTCCAAAATTTGGATTTTCATATTCGATTATGTATGAAGGGAAAATTAATtctctaatatttttataaaggTGTGGGAGAGGTTTGTTAGTATTGGTGTTAATTGTAAATTTAACACATATCTCTTCATTTTGACTTCCTAACTTGAAGATCTCATCTAATCAAATTTAAATTCCATCCTTATTCtggaattaatattttttttaaataattgatGCATTTCTTAAAAAAGATATCAAAATAGTATTTTGTTTCTTATAAATCCTACAAAGTATCGATCCGGTATCGATACCTCTTTCCAAAATTACCGATAAAATATTTGTTGGTATCGATTAATAAATCCCAACGGTCACTGAATTAGcatttattacaaaaaaaaattgataCCCTTTTAGTTGGTATCAATACTCGCAGTTGATCTGATTTTACATTCCCTACGGCCATATTCATTACACCAACAACCTTAACGGTTGGAAATTTATTAGAGGGTATAATTATCATCTTCCAAAGACCTACAACAACAAGAAAAGCACTTTCAAGCAAATACCATCAATCAAACAACCTTAGAGCTTAATACCTTCATATTCTTCTTTCATACACTTATGAgctttatttctatttttgtgCTCAAGTGTATTCTATTGTATTTGAGCTTCATTTTGCAAACAATTTAATCTTGTAAGGAttgtttctttgtttgcttatttgtATGTCTTTGAGAGGGTTTGTATATTAAGATTTAGGGTAGAAATCTTAAggagttgtaaggttaaaccttgtcctcaaaggttaaacaaattagtgaatttgggaaaatccTTAATGGTGAAAAGTTAAAGTAGTGGAGTAGGTAATTGGGGCCGAACTATTCTAAATTCTTGTGTCAATAGTTTTAATTTTCTCTCTTTACTTCCACCATTTCTTAAAAGGTCAATTCACCCCCTACTTGGCGTTTTCATTTTGTTCTATCAAGCTaacaaattatattaaaaataaataatataaaaatatataatatggaATTTGTTATAtttgtaaataattttaataaaataaatttttaaaatatataccataattaaataaaaataatctttgaaatttaagtttttatttatagTAGGACCATGTgtgttaaatcaaataaaatttagaGGAATTTTGACAAACCACCTATTTAGATGGAATTTAAAAACTGAATTAAACCTATTAAAATTCCCTCTTAAATTTatccaaaaattttgaaattctccAAAATATTTACCTaataaattcattttaaaattttgaaaaccttaatacAAATAAAATTCCTCCACCAAAATCCTCACCCAAAAGATTTCtgatttatttttaagtttttgcaCATGTTTTAAATCCTAAAACCACACTAATTTATGTTTATCCCacaaattttaagttaaattattttattaacgaTAGAAAATCAAAACTTagattaataaatattattaccaataaatatatcaaaatttattttttattttttataaatatcataattaccaaaataattattgatataacattatttgatatttatatattacatatataaataattatatatttatctaatataaaaataaattggtctatttttatttaaatatgtataataaatCAAGGAGAGGAATTCACTTACACCAATATAAAACTAAAGTAGTTTTACCACCATTTCGTATCTTTTTgtacgattaatattttaatgatctaATCATCATAATTCATATCTCATTTATATAAGTCATGCATAtcaaatttgatgtaaattaaaattttctaactatttgttttatataaaaaatttcaatcgtTCAATAAATATCAATATACACAGTATTTTAGATCAATACGATAGAGATTTTAGATCTATTTAAAAAGACGCATGTATGAAAAGATTGTTCGAccattgaaatattaattgtacaaaaaatacaaaatagTGTAAAACTACTATAGTTTTATATAGGTATAAATGGATTCCTTCCatgaatcaaaatcaaagttaAGTTTATGTGTATAACTACACCATGCCAATGTTCATATATCAAATTGcatattgaatcaaaattaagtGTAGTTTTGAGATTTTTTCTTACATGtgttagtttattattattattattattattattattattattattattattattattattatttaagcaAAAACTTATTATCATCCATATAATAGGTAGAAGATTTTTTTTCTATGATAAAAAGTAGGCTAAATTAGTCATATATGTTAAAAACTTTTGTTAATTGGTCAAATAGATcggtattttaaaaatttaaggaaATAGGTTGTTTTTGGAGAGGGTGAGTGAAAGCTCGTCAAGCTAGGCGAGTTTTCTGCTAAAATGTCAAGAAAAGAACATCCAGTTGTAAGCGTTTTctgaaaatttcaaagaaaacgCATCTAGCTGTGTGCGCTTTCCCTGACATTTTAATAGAAAGCTCGCCCAATTGGACGAGTTTTCCTACCAACTGTGCAAAAAGCCCATGCAGCTAAACGAGCTTTCACACTCTCTCTCTAAAAATAATCTATTTCCCtagattttcaaaaaatcaaccaATATAACCAATTAACAAACTATTTCGATATATATAGTTAatttagcctaaaaaataaaataatattaatcaaGTGATGAATATCAAGTTTTACATGCTATCGCGCATTTATTAAAATTTGGATGTTTTTATGGTGTTATTATCAACTTTTTCACGTAATTAATCTATtattaaagaaaaaatatatttgaaaacaTATACCCATATAAATCAATACCAAAGATTAAAGGCTTCAAAAAAAAATTCCTAAATCCAGTAATTTAACTATCAatcctgtcgaaaccattttttgaaggATGAggtcgactttggttttgaaagtgaaaattaaaacgggagtagccaccgatctttattaggtgaGATTGGATCACCTtgctttaataaaatattttagtttattaaaacggtgttttggtctacgaaatttgagaaaacaagttcgggagtcggttacgtacaaggaagggttagcaccctcgtaacgcccaaaattggtacctaattgattaattagtgtctcaaagtcgaaaattgaaaatcgggAATGGATTTGAAAttcgatcttttctattaatattgattttaaaattcttgaattagctcaaatcgattgtttaaagatttccttatctcgagatatcgaagtatcatatcccgtaagttaggacacaataccatgaattctcgAGCGCAAGGTCGTCTTTTATTTTAAATGAGAATTTCATgtgttttaaagctcgaaaagggtatttagctatttagaaccaacgAGAGAAccaaaaccccgtaagttagggcacaattcttcgatgttc
The Gossypium arboreum isolate Shixiya-1 chromosome 10, ASM2569848v2, whole genome shotgun sequence genome window above contains:
- the LOC108487867 gene encoding uncharacterized protein LOC108487867 is translated as MVADALSRRAMSTLMAMFARLSLFDDGSLLAKLLPLTSTKKDSIWVIVDQLTRVLVLIISNRDPCITSHFWRKLHEALTSRMDFSIVFYPQKNGQSERTELGERRVLGQKLAFETKDKVRLIQDRLKAASDRQNSYADLHRRDIEYFVGDCVFLKVSPCKKVLRFGRKGKLSPRFIGLYRILKHVGPVAYQLELPSKLDRIHDVFHVSMLRRYQSDSSHVVSVKEIEVRLDLTFEEESVHILDRDIKVLRRRFIPLMKVLF